In Porites lutea chromosome 1, jaPorLute2.1, whole genome shotgun sequence, a single genomic region encodes these proteins:
- the LOC140953733 gene encoding beta-3 adrenergic receptor-like has protein sequence MKYDIITGNSFCEEILPYYPSIDEAEDLHVSQIVNCVFNAFLSYNTVMLNIATIHAITKTSSLPKPLKTLLLSLAASDLGVGLLVQPLFITLLIQWLQQLSPSCIMYTSFSVTMNLFFTASFANIIGITLDRYLAIQLHLRYHTIVTHWRVIAVVIFIWLLSISLSFRMFWLPSTIKYLVLAVAGILSVLVTTLLYLKIYLVLRRHRNQIQALQVQQTAQNGERTANFASLQRSAVGTFYVYLLFLLCYLPRFVSLITLQIYGPNIHLKSFSLCSLTLIFLNSSLNPIIYCWKMRNVRHSLMSILRDGLRSTFGVLFVRMFCHG, from the coding sequence ATGAAGTACGACATTATTACGGGAAACTCATTTTGTGAGGAAATCCTTCCTTACTACCCTTCCATCGACGAGGCTGAAGATCTTCACGTGTCACAGATTGTTAACTGCGTTTTTAACGCCTTTTTATCATATAACACAGTCATGTTAAATATTGCAACAATACACGCGATAACAAAAACCTCATCGTTGCCAAAACCTCTAAAAACACTGCTTTTGAGTCTTGCTGCCTCAGACCTCGGTGTTGGTTTACTTGTTCAACCATTGTTCATCACTTTGCTGATCCAGTGGTTACAACAACTAAGTCCTAGTTGCATTATGTATACATCTTTCAGCGTCACcatgaatttatttttcacgGCTTCGTTCGCTAACATTATAGGGATAACTTTGGACAGATATTTAGCTATTCAGCTTCATCTCCGATACCACACTATTGTAACCCACTGGCGTGTTATTGCTGTGGTCATCTTTATTTGGCTTTTGAGTATATCTTTGTCTTTCCGAATGTTCTGGCTTCCGTCTACTATCAAGTACCTAGTCTTGGCTGTTGCTGGAATTCTAAGTGTCCTTGTAACAACTCTGCTTTACCTCAAAATATATCTTGTTTTAAGACGTCACAGGAATCAAATCCAGGCTCTACAAGTACAGCAAACAGCACAGAATGGCGAAAGGACAGCGAACTTTGCAAGCCTACAAAGATCGGCCGTCGGTACGTTTTACGTATATCTGCTATTTCTACTTTGCTATTTACCGCGTTTCGTGTCCTTGATAACCCTTCAAATCTACGGCCCAAATATCCACCTGAAAAGTTTTTCTCTTTGTAGTTTGACCCTGATATTCCTTAACTCATCTCTAAACCCTATCATTTATTGCTGGAAAATGCGAAACGTTCGACATTCGTTAATGAGCATTCTGCGAGATGGTTTAAGGTCTACGTTTGGGGTGCTTTTTGTACGAATGTTCTGCCACGGTTAG